From the genome of Thunnus thynnus chromosome 1, fThuThy2.1, whole genome shotgun sequence, one region includes:
- the LOC137185096 gene encoding uncharacterized protein, whose product MASSGLHREKHLLTLGILRVDERYANLPRTGPILQLFLTNLRNRPLRAANIKSMRESILSMYHSLISGSKSFPVIPFKGYLSSVQMVTPFVQTEQEQRENDTPSPLTDAPAGVMVPAADSSSSPPTMMTPVLPERTAMAALKADRRNCVRNMDLDGSTFTRVISTVYRSDSTERANRWRVTDYSTDGHVLMSALCQFTKNSAQCAKTSARRKRKVTEEESSLSAPKKRLRL is encoded by the exons ATGGCTTCCTCTGGTTTACACCGAGAGAAACACCTGCTGACTTTAGGCATCCTCCGTGTGGATGAACGATATG CTAACCTGCCGAGGACAGGACCAATCCTTCAACTGTTTCTTACAAACCTAAGAAACCGACCTCTGAGAGCTGCGAACATCAAGTCGATGAGGGAGTCCATACTCAGCATGTATCACAGCCTCATCAGTGGTTCTAAGAGTTTCCCTGTAATTCCCTTCAAAGGATACCTGAGTTCAGTTCAGATGGTCACACCCTTTGTCCAGACTGagcaggagcagagagagaacgaCACGCCATCTCCTTTAACAGACGCACCAGCAGGTGTGATGGTGCCAGCTGCAGACTCCAGCTCTTCTCCTCCAACTATGATGACTCCAGTTCTTCCTGAGAGGACGGCGATGGCAGCCCTGAAGGCAGACCGTAGGAACTGTGTCCGCAACATGGATCTTGATGGCAGCACTTTCACCAGAGTCATCTCCACTGTTTACCGCTCCGATAGCACTGAGAGGGCCAACCGCTGGAGAGTGACCGACTACAGCACCGACGGCCACGTTCTGATGTCAGCGCTCTGTCAGTTTACCAAAAACTCGGCACAGTGTGCAAAGACTTCCGCacggaggaagaggaaggtgacagaggaagagagcagCCTGTCTGCACCAAAGAAGCGCTTGAGACTGTGA